The following are encoded together in the Anaerostipes caccae L1-92 genome:
- a CDS encoding polyribonucleotide nucleotidyltransferase, producing the protein MVKKFSMELAGRTLTVEVGRVAAQANGAAFMHYGDTVVLSTATASDKPRDGIDFFPLSVEYEEKQYAVGKIPGGFLKREARPSENAILTDRVIDRPMRPLFPKDYRNDVLLDNLVMSVDPDCSPELTAMLGSAIATCISDIPFDGPTASTMVGLIDGEFIINPTAAQKEVSEMSLTVASTREKVIMIEAGANEVPEDIMIEAIFKAHEVNKEIIAFIDTIVAECGKEKHEYEHHEIDQEMYEDMVSFITPEAMEEAVFTDEKQVREENIRGIEDKLAERYADNEEWLSQIGEAVYTFQKKTVRKMILKDKKRPDGRDITEIRHLAAEVDCLPRVHGSALFQRGQTQVMTVTTLGSLSEAQRLDGMDQDETSKRYMHHYNFPSYSVGETRPSRGPGRREIGHGALAERALIPVLPTEEEFPYAIRTVSEIMESNGSTSQGSICASSLSLMAAGVPVKAPVAGISVGLVTGDSDDDYLILTDIQGLEDFFGDMDFKVAGTDKGITAIQMDIKIHGLTDQIIREAIARTKEARTYILHDVMNPVIGEARDHVGKYAPKISQYTIDPEKISEVIGKQGKTINAIIDETGVKIDIDESGRVDILSEDQEMIDKAIGIIKSIVEPLNVGDIYEGEVVRIMQFGAFVQVSPNKDGLIHISKLAKDRVEKVEDVVNIGDRVAVKVLEIDKMGRINLKLEEKLS; encoded by the coding sequence ATGGTAAAAAAATTTAGTATGGAACTTGCAGGCAGGACTTTGACCGTAGAAGTGGGGCGTGTGGCGGCACAGGCAAACGGTGCGGCATTTATGCACTACGGAGACACCGTTGTCCTCTCGACAGCTACGGCTTCCGATAAACCGAGAGACGGAATTGATTTCTTCCCGCTGAGTGTCGAATATGAAGAGAAACAGTATGCAGTGGGTAAAATTCCGGGAGGATTTTTAAAGAGAGAGGCAAGACCTTCTGAGAATGCGATTCTCACAGACCGTGTAATCGACCGTCCGATGCGTCCTCTGTTTCCGAAAGATTACAGAAACGACGTACTGCTGGACAACCTTGTTATGTCCGTAGACCCGGACTGCAGCCCGGAGCTTACCGCAATGCTCGGTTCAGCTATCGCGACATGCATTTCTGATATTCCTTTCGACGGACCTACCGCATCCACGATGGTCGGATTGATTGACGGAGAGTTTATCATCAATCCGACGGCGGCTCAGAAAGAAGTATCCGAGATGTCACTGACTGTGGCCTCTACGAGAGAAAAAGTTATCATGATTGAGGCTGGCGCCAATGAAGTGCCGGAAGATATAATGATTGAGGCGATCTTTAAAGCACATGAGGTAAATAAAGAGATTATTGCATTCATCGACACGATCGTTGCAGAATGCGGCAAAGAAAAGCATGAATATGAGCATCATGAAATCGATCAGGAGATGTATGAGGATATGGTTTCCTTTATTACACCGGAAGCCATGGAAGAAGCGGTCTTCACCGATGAAAAACAGGTGAGGGAAGAAAATATCCGCGGTATTGAAGATAAATTAGCAGAGCGCTATGCCGACAATGAAGAGTGGCTGTCTCAGATCGGGGAGGCTGTGTATACCTTCCAGAAGAAGACCGTGAGAAAAATGATCTTAAAAGATAAAAAGCGTCCGGACGGAAGGGATATCACGGAGATCCGTCATTTGGCGGCAGAGGTTGACTGTCTGCCGAGAGTCCACGGCTCTGCACTGTTCCAGAGAGGACAGACCCAGGTTATGACCGTGACCACTCTGGGCTCTCTTTCAGAAGCGCAGAGACTGGACGGCATGGATCAGGACGAGACGAGCAAGCGCTACATGCACCACTATAATTTTCCTTCCTATTCCGTAGGAGAGACCAGACCGAGCAGAGGTCCGGGACGAAGAGAGATCGGACATGGAGCGTTGGCAGAACGTGCACTGATACCGGTGCTTCCGACAGAAGAAGAGTTCCCGTATGCGATCCGTACCGTATCTGAGATCATGGAATCCAATGGTTCCACATCCCAGGGAAGCATCTGTGCATCTTCTCTGTCTCTGATGGCAGCAGGTGTGCCGGTCAAAGCGCCGGTAGCCGGTATTTCTGTAGGACTGGTGACAGGAGACAGCGACGATGATTATCTGATCCTCACCGACATCCAGGGTCTGGAAGACTTTTTCGGAGACATGGACTTTAAGGTGGCAGGAACCGATAAGGGAATCACAGCCATCCAGATGGATATCAAGATCCACGGACTTACAGACCAGATTATCCGTGAAGCGATCGCAAGGACAAAAGAAGCGAGAACCTATATTCTTCACGACGTTATGAATCCGGTCATCGGAGAAGCGAGAGACCATGTAGGAAAATATGCGCCTAAGATCTCCCAGTACACCATTGATCCTGAGAAGATTTCCGAAGTCATCGGCAAACAGGGCAAGACGATCAATGCTATTATTGATGAGACCGGCGTGAAAATTGATATTGATGAGTCCGGAAGAGTGGATATCTTAAGTGAAGATCAGGAAATGATTGATAAAGCGATTGGTATTATTAAATCTATCGTGGAACCGCTGAATGTGGGCGATATCTATGAGGGCGAGGTCGTGAGAATCATGCAGTTCGGTGCCTTTGTACAGGTTTCACCGAACAAAGACGGACTGATCCATATTTCCAAACTTGCAAAAGATCGCGTGGAGAAAGTGGAAGATGTGGTCAACATCGGGGACCGCGTAGCCGTCAAAGTACTGGAAATTGACAAGATGGGCAGAATCAACTTAAAACTGGAAGAAAAATTATCATAG
- a CDS encoding ABC transporter substrate-binding protein produces MRLKKFMAVGLAAVMSAAVLSGCGGSDKKDEAKKEQKKIGVVQLTEHAALDAAYKGFKEGLEDAGYKDGDKIKIEYKNAQNEQSNCQTIASQFVNDKCDLVLAIATPAAQAMANESKDIPILVTAVTDPAASKLVKSNEEPGNNVSGTSDLTPVKKQMELLKQMLPKTKKVAMLYCSAEANSKIQVAMAKKEAKKLGFETMDATVSESSEIRQVVESLKGKADAIYAPTDNLIAAGMNTVSMVANEAKIPVIVGEEGMCTGGGLATYGINYYELGKQTAAQAVKILEGKAETKTMPIEYQSNADLIINKDTVKKLGIKVPKDLEKKAKMVTTITEKKK; encoded by the coding sequence ATGAGATTAAAGAAGTTTATGGCAGTGGGGCTTGCAGCCGTGATGAGTGCAGCGGTACTCTCCGGATGCGGAGGAAGTGACAAGAAAGACGAGGCAAAAAAGGAACAAAAGAAGATCGGCGTTGTGCAGCTTACCGAGCACGCAGCTTTAGATGCGGCTTACAAAGGCTTTAAAGAAGGCCTTGAGGATGCCGGATATAAAGACGGAGATAAGATCAAGATTGAATATAAGAATGCTCAGAATGAGCAGTCAAATTGTCAGACCATCGCATCTCAGTTTGTCAATGACAAGTGTGATCTGGTTCTGGCGATTGCCACACCTGCGGCTCAGGCGATGGCGAATGAGTCAAAGGATATTCCGATTCTGGTGACAGCCGTAACAGATCCGGCTGCATCAAAACTTGTAAAGAGCAATGAGGAGCCAGGCAACAACGTTTCCGGAACTTCAGACCTGACACCAGTGAAAAAGCAGATGGAACTGTTAAAACAGATGCTTCCGAAAACAAAGAAAGTAGCTATGTTATACTGTTCAGCAGAAGCAAACTCAAAGATCCAGGTCGCTATGGCGAAGAAAGAAGCAAAGAAGTTAGGATTTGAGACCATGGATGCTACTGTATCCGAATCCAGCGAGATTCGTCAGGTAGTGGAATCCCTGAAAGGGAAAGCGGATGCCATCTATGCGCCGACAGACAATCTGATCGCAGCCGGAATGAATACCGTGTCTATGGTAGCCAACGAAGCCAAGATTCCTGTTATCGTGGGAGAAGAAGGTATGTGCACCGGCGGAGGCCTTGCTACATACGGAATCAACTACTACGAACTTGGAAAACAGACCGCTGCGCAGGCAGTCAAGATCTTAGAGGGCAAAGCAGAGACAAAGACAATGCCAATCGAATATCAGAGCAATGCTGACTTGATCATCAACAAAGATACCGTAAAGAAGCTGGGAATCAAGGTTCCGAAAGATTTAGAGAAAAAAGCCAAGATGGTGACAACGATCACAGAAAAGAAAAAATAA
- a CDS encoding ABC transporter ATP-binding protein — translation MLNIIDVHKTFNKGTVNEKKALDGIDLHLNPGDFVTVIGGNGAGKSTMLNMIAGVYPIDQGTILLDGKDISDLPEHKRAYMLGRVFQDPMMGTAAGMEIQENMAMAHRRGKNRGLRWGITKSEKKMYKEKLAMLDLGLEDRLTSKVGLLSGGQRQALTLLMATLNKPSLLLLDEHTAALDPKTAKKVLELTEKIIARDSLTAMMVTHNMKDAIRIGNRLIMMNSGRIIYDVSGEEKKNLKVADLLQKFEETSGEDFANDRMLLS, via the coding sequence ATGTTAAACATCATCGATGTGCACAAGACATTTAATAAAGGCACGGTCAATGAAAAGAAGGCGCTGGACGGGATCGATCTTCACCTGAATCCGGGGGATTTTGTGACTGTGATCGGAGGCAACGGGGCAGGCAAGTCAACGATGCTGAACATGATCGCAGGCGTATATCCCATTGACCAGGGAACTATCCTTCTGGACGGCAAAGACATTTCGGACCTGCCGGAGCACAAACGGGCCTATATGCTTGGGCGTGTGTTCCAGGACCCTATGATGGGAACCGCAGCCGGCATGGAAATTCAGGAGAATATGGCCATGGCTCACCGCCGTGGGAAGAACCGCGGCCTGCGCTGGGGCATTACAAAGAGCGAGAAAAAGATGTATAAAGAAAAGCTGGCGATGCTGGACTTGGGACTGGAGGATCGTCTTACCTCAAAGGTAGGCCTTTTGTCCGGAGGACAGAGACAGGCCCTGACACTGCTAATGGCTACGCTGAACAAGCCGAGTCTTTTGCTCTTAGACGAGCACACGGCGGCTCTGGACCCGAAGACGGCGAAAAAGGTATTGGAACTTACGGAGAAGATCATCGCAAGAGACAGTCTGACCGCTATGATGGTAACTCATAACATGAAAGATGCCATACGCATCGGAAACCGTCTGATCATGATGAACAGCGGCAGGATCATCTATGATGTTTCAGGGGAAGAAAAGAAGAACCTGAAAGTCGCCGATCTTCTGCAGAAGTTTGAGGAAACCAGCGGAGAAGATTTTGCCAACGACAGAATGTTATTATCATAA
- a CDS encoding ABC transporter permease, which produces MDLAVNMQSAIAQGTLWGIMALGVYITFRILDIPDLSCEGTFALGGCISAVMIVKGVNPFASLVIALAAGMAAGAVTGFLHTKLKIPAILAGILTMIALYSVNIRIMGQPNTSLLGEDTVFTQAIDALKLDQTMATLLVGAVISIFVVLCIYWFCGTEIGCALRATGNNEYMVRALGANTNTSKVIGLVISNGMISVSGALVGQSQGYGDIKMGTGAIVIGLASIVIGEVIFGKRFNFMYILASVVFGSVIYRMIISLVLYMGLSTDDMKLFTALVVALALGIPAIKSRYSQKRIPGKGGNTAC; this is translated from the coding sequence ATGGATTTAGCAGTAAACATGCAGAGTGCGATTGCCCAGGGTACACTGTGGGGAATCATGGCGCTTGGTGTCTATATTACATTCAGGATATTGGATATTCCGGATTTGTCCTGTGAAGGTACGTTTGCCCTTGGGGGATGCATCAGCGCAGTTATGATCGTAAAAGGAGTGAACCCTTTTGCATCTCTTGTCATCGCATTGGCGGCGGGAATGGCGGCAGGAGCAGTCACCGGATTTTTACATACGAAATTAAAAATCCCTGCGATTTTAGCCGGTATTCTGACAATGATCGCCCTGTATTCGGTCAATATCCGTATCATGGGACAGCCAAACACATCACTGCTGGGAGAGGATACCGTATTCACCCAGGCTATTGATGCACTGAAACTGGATCAGACGATGGCTACTCTGCTCGTTGGAGCAGTGATCAGTATTTTTGTGGTGCTGTGCATCTACTGGTTCTGCGGCACAGAGATCGGATGTGCCCTGAGGGCGACCGGAAACAATGAATATATGGTCAGGGCTTTGGGGGCTAATACGAATACATCAAAAGTCATCGGCCTTGTCATTTCCAACGGAATGATCTCCGTCTCAGGTGCTCTGGTCGGACAGAGCCAGGGATATGGTGATATTAAGATGGGGACCGGAGCCATTGTCATCGGTCTGGCATCCATCGTGATCGGAGAAGTAATCTTTGGAAAACGGTTTAATTTCATGTATATACTGGCTTCTGTCGTGTTTGGCTCTGTCATTTACCGCATGATCATTTCACTGGTGCTGTATATGGGACTCAGCACAGACGATATGAAGCTGTTTACGGCATTAGTCGTAGCGTTAGCTCTGGGTATCCCGGCGATCAAGTCCAGATACTCCCAGAAAAGAATTCCTGGAAAAGGAGGGAACACCGCATGTTAA
- the proC gene encoding pyrroline-5-carboxylate reductase: MEIGFIGCGNMAKAMISGILAEGTFTKDEMIASGPSEDKMNQISEQLGITTTSDNIKAAKNSRIIVLSVKPQMYDKVIREIRDEVGKDQIVVTIAAGLSMETVERSFGKETKIIRTMPNTPALVGEGMTGMCMNPYVEEEEAREVRKIFESFGKVEIVDEKLIDAVVGVSGSSPAYVYMFIEALADAAVLGGIPREKAYTFAAQAVLGSAKMVLETKEHPGKLKDAVCSPAGTTIEAVRVLEQKGLRSAVIEAANAAVEVSRNM; the protein is encoded by the coding sequence ATGGAAATTGGATTTATCGGATGCGGAAACATGGCGAAGGCCATGATTTCGGGAATTCTTGCGGAAGGGACATTTACAAAAGACGAGATGATCGCTTCCGGGCCCTCTGAGGACAAAATGAATCAAATCTCAGAGCAGCTAGGCATAACAACAACGTCAGACAACATAAAAGCGGCGAAGAATTCAAGAATCATTGTTCTGTCCGTGAAACCGCAGATGTATGATAAGGTGATCCGGGAGATTCGGGACGAGGTCGGCAAAGACCAGATCGTTGTCACTATTGCGGCAGGACTTTCTATGGAGACTGTGGAGAGAAGCTTCGGAAAAGAAACAAAAATCATCCGCACCATGCCGAATACACCGGCTCTGGTAGGGGAAGGCATGACCGGCATGTGTATGAATCCATATGTTGAGGAGGAAGAAGCACGGGAAGTCCGGAAGATTTTTGAAAGTTTCGGGAAGGTAGAAATTGTGGATGAAAAGCTCATTGACGCGGTTGTCGGTGTCAGCGGAAGTTCACCGGCCTACGTCTATATGTTTATCGAGGCGCTGGCGGATGCTGCGGTGCTCGGAGGGATACCGAGAGAAAAAGCATATACCTTTGCTGCCCAGGCAGTGCTGGGCAGTGCAAAAATGGTTCTTGAGACAAAGGAACACCCCGGGAAATTAAAAGATGCGGTTTGTTCACCGGCGGGAACTACTATTGAGGCAGTCAGAGTACTGGAGCAAAAAGGACTCAGGAGCGCTGTCATAGAAGCAGCTAATGCAGCTGTGGAAGTGAGCAGAAATATGTAA
- a CDS encoding ABC transporter substrate-binding protein: protein MRRKAQAFGILAVFATVMTLTGCADKKSDNVKRIGILQLVEHDALNDARKGFVDGLKEDGYVDGKNIEIQYKNAQNDQSNCQTIASQFVGNRSDLVLAIATPAAQAMATETKDIPILATAVTDHQAAKLVKDNKKPGTNVSGTSDMAPVKEQIGLIKKLVPEAKKAAFLYCSAEANSVLQVKQARLAAEAQGFETMDATVSESSEIRQVVESLKGRADVIYVPTDNIISASMNTVSMVANEAKIPVIVGEEALCTGGGLATYGINYYRLGKQTAKQAEEILEGRKKISELPVGYQDQYDLIINEDQVKKLGIRVPDELKKTAKFVKTQNKSK, encoded by the coding sequence ATGAGACGAAAAGCACAAGCGTTTGGCATCCTGGCAGTGTTTGCGACTGTGATGACTCTTACAGGATGTGCAGACAAAAAATCAGATAATGTAAAGCGGATCGGAATTCTGCAGCTGGTAGAACACGATGCGTTAAATGACGCCAGAAAAGGATTTGTTGACGGCCTGAAAGAAGACGGATACGTGGACGGCAAAAATATTGAGATTCAGTATAAAAACGCCCAGAATGATCAGTCCAACTGTCAGACCATCGCTTCCCAGTTTGTCGGGAACCGGAGTGATCTGGTGCTGGCCATTGCAACACCGGCTGCACAGGCCATGGCTACGGAGACGAAGGATATTCCGATCCTTGCCACGGCAGTGACAGACCACCAGGCTGCCAAGCTGGTAAAGGATAATAAAAAACCGGGTACAAATGTGTCGGGAACTTCTGACATGGCCCCGGTGAAAGAACAGATAGGGCTGATCAAAAAGCTGGTGCCGGAGGCAAAAAAGGCGGCGTTTCTCTATTGCTCTGCGGAAGCAAATTCTGTGCTTCAGGTAAAACAGGCCCGTTTGGCGGCTGAGGCACAGGGCTTTGAGACGATGGATGCCACAGTGTCGGAATCCAGTGAGATCCGGCAGGTTGTGGAGTCTTTAAAAGGCCGGGCAGACGTTATCTATGTGCCGACGGACAATATCATTTCCGCCAGCATGAATACTGTCAGCATGGTGGCCAATGAGGCTAAGATCCCGGTGATCGTTGGAGAGGAAGCTCTCTGTACAGGAGGCGGGCTTGCAACATACGGCATCAATTATTACCGGCTCGGAAAGCAGACCGCGAAACAGGCGGAAGAGATACTGGAAGGCAGGAAAAAGATTTCTGAACTGCCGGTAGGATATCAGGATCAGTATGATCTGATCATCAATGAAGACCAGGTGAAAAAACTGGGGATTCGGGTTCCGGATGAACTGAAAAAAACAGCCAAGTTCGTTAAAACACAGAATAAGAGCAAATAG
- a CDS encoding O-acetylhomoserine aminocarboxypropyltransferase/cysteine synthase family protein → MSDYKIETKCIQSGWEPKKGEPRVVPVYQSTTFKYDTSDQMGRLFDLEDAGYFYTRLQNPTNDAVAAKICDLEGGVAAMLTSSGQAANFYAIMNIAEAGDHIICTTALYGGTYNLFAHTLRKMGVEATFVDPEVSEEDLNAAFRDNTKAVFGETISNPSLVVLDFEKFAKAAHGHGVPLIVDNTFATPINCRPFEWGADIVTHSTTKYMDGHAVCVGGAIVDSGNFDWDAQGDKFACLTQPDETYHGVVYTEKFGKGAYITKATVQLMRDLGSIQSPQNAFYLNIGLETLHLRVARHCENAKAVAAWLRDNDKVAWVHCPMLEGDEAYERAQKYMPNGACGVITFGLKGGREASIQMMDSLKLVAIVTHVADSRSCVLHPASHTHRQMNDQELLEAGVQPDLIRFSVGIENAEDIIADLDQALSQVK, encoded by the coding sequence ATGAGCGATTACAAAATTGAGACAAAATGTATCCAATCCGGATGGGAGCCGAAAAAAGGGGAACCGAGGGTGGTGCCGGTCTATCAGAGCACTACATTTAAATATGACACAAGTGACCAGATGGGACGCCTTTTTGACCTGGAGGATGCGGGATATTTCTATACGAGACTCCAGAATCCTACCAACGACGCGGTGGCGGCAAAGATCTGTGATCTGGAAGGCGGAGTGGCGGCAATGCTCACTTCTTCCGGACAGGCGGCCAACTTTTATGCCATCATGAACATCGCGGAAGCGGGAGATCATATCATCTGTACAACGGCTCTGTATGGGGGGACCTATAATCTGTTTGCACATACCTTAAGGAAGATGGGTGTGGAAGCAACGTTTGTAGATCCGGAGGTCAGCGAAGAAGATTTAAATGCGGCGTTCAGAGACAATACAAAGGCCGTGTTCGGAGAGACGATCTCAAATCCTTCTTTAGTCGTTCTTGATTTTGAAAAGTTTGCAAAAGCGGCTCACGGACACGGAGTTCCACTGATTGTTGACAATACATTTGCGACACCGATCAACTGCCGCCCGTTTGAGTGGGGTGCCGATATCGTTACCCATTCCACAACAAAGTATATGGACGGCCATGCAGTATGTGTGGGAGGAGCCATCGTCGACAGCGGAAACTTTGACTGGGATGCACAGGGTGATAAGTTTGCATGCCTTACCCAGCCGGATGAAACGTACCATGGCGTGGTTTATACAGAAAAGTTTGGTAAAGGAGCCTATATTACAAAGGCAACGGTCCAGCTGATGCGGGATCTGGGTTCTATCCAGTCGCCTCAGAACGCATTTTACTTGAACATCGGTCTGGAGACTCTGCACTTAAGAGTGGCAAGGCACTGTGAGAATGCAAAGGCTGTTGCTGCATGGCTCAGGGACAACGATAAAGTCGCATGGGTACACTGTCCGATGCTGGAAGGTGATGAGGCTTATGAGAGAGCACAGAAATATATGCCAAACGGAGCCTGCGGAGTTATTACGTTTGGCCTGAAAGGCGGCCGTGAGGCATCCATCCAGATGATGGACAGCTTAAAGCTGGTAGCCATCGTAACACATGTGGCAGATTCCAGAAGCTGTGTGCTGCATCCTGCCAGTCATACCCACCGTCAGATGAATGACCAGGAACTTTTGGAGGCGGGAGTACAGCCGGACCTGATCCGTTTCAGCGTGGGAATCGAAAATGCTGAGGATATCATCGCAGACCTTGACCAGGCGCTGAGCCAGGTGAAATAA
- the lspA gene encoding signal peptidase II yields the protein MKQIKVFAAIAIFLAADQISKAAAVMSLKGREGISILKDIFELQYVENRGAAFGILQNQQWLFFVITVLAVALLTFAYSKLPDEKKYRPLRFCYVFLCAGAVGNLIDRIFRGYVVDFFYFKPINFPVFNVADIYVTVSMAVLFFLILVYYKEDDFAFLEKRKQG from the coding sequence ATGAAGCAGATAAAAGTGTTTGCCGCGATCGCAATTTTTCTGGCCGCAGACCAGATTTCAAAGGCAGCGGCGGTGATGTCCCTGAAAGGGAGAGAAGGAATTTCAATCCTGAAAGATATATTTGAACTTCAGTACGTGGAAAACAGGGGTGCGGCTTTTGGAATTCTTCAAAACCAGCAATGGCTGTTTTTTGTTATCACAGTGCTTGCTGTGGCACTGCTTACATTTGCTTATTCTAAGCTTCCGGATGAGAAAAAATACCGTCCGCTCCGCTTTTGCTATGTTTTTTTATGTGCCGGAGCCGTCGGCAATCTTATAGACAGAATTTTCAGGGGATATGTGGTGGACTTTTTCTACTTTAAGCCGATCAATTTCCCTGTGTTCAACGTAGCTGATATCTATGTGACAGTATCTATGGCAGTACTGTTTTTTCTCATTCTTGTTTATTATAAAGAAGACGATTTTGCATTTTTGGAAAAAAGGAAACAGGGCTGA
- the rpsO gene encoding 30S ribosomal protein S15, whose translation MISSEKKKQIVAEFGRDANDTGSPEVQIAILTARIEELQEHFDMHKKDHHSRRGLLKMVGKRRNLLAYLKNKDVARYRALIERLGLRK comes from the coding sequence ATGATTTCATCAGAAAAGAAAAAACAGATCGTTGCAGAATTCGGAAGGGATGCCAATGACACCGGTTCACCGGAAGTGCAGATCGCGATCCTTACAGCAAGGATTGAAGAACTTCAGGAGCATTTTGATATGCACAAGAAGGATCACCATTCCAGAAGAGGTCTGTTAAAGATGGTAGGTAAGAGACGTAATCTTTTAGCATACTTAAAGAATAAGGATGTTGCTAGATACCGTGCGCTGATCGAGAGACTCGGACTGAGAAAATAG
- a CDS encoding RluA family pseudouridine synthase — translation MEQERQFTVSQKETGSRLDVCLAGRFPEFTRSYLQKLCKDSAVLVDDAEKKSNYKVREGERVILKVPKPTELSIKPEKMDLDIVYEDRDIILINKPKNMVVHPAPGHYEGTLVNGLMEHCRDELSGINGVLRPGIVHRIDKDTTGILIVCKNDMAHQCLAEQLKDHTITRRYHAIVCHNIKEESGTVDAPIARSRKDRKKMAIDREAGRRAVTHYRVLERLKEGFTYIECRLETGRTHQIRVHMASIGHPLLGDTVYGPKKSKYSLEGQCLHAKVLGFTHPRTKEYMEFEVGLPAYFEELLKRLG, via the coding sequence ATGGAACAAGAGAGACAATTTACAGTTTCGCAGAAAGAGACCGGCAGCAGACTGGATGTCTGTCTGGCCGGAAGGTTCCCTGAATTTACAAGATCCTATTTACAGAAGCTTTGCAAAGATTCAGCGGTGCTGGTAGATGACGCTGAAAAAAAGAGCAATTATAAAGTCCGGGAAGGGGAACGGGTCATTTTGAAGGTTCCGAAGCCGACGGAGCTCTCCATTAAGCCTGAAAAAATGGATCTGGACATTGTCTATGAAGACCGGGACATTATTCTGATCAATAAACCCAAGAACATGGTCGTTCATCCGGCACCTGGCCACTATGAGGGCACTCTGGTCAACGGGCTGATGGAACACTGCAGGGATGAGCTGTCAGGGATCAACGGGGTACTGCGCCCCGGCATCGTCCACAGAATCGATAAGGATACCACAGGAATTCTCATCGTCTGCAAAAACGATATGGCCCACCAGTGTCTGGCAGAACAGCTGAAGGATCATACGATCACAAGGCGATATCACGCCATTGTCTGTCACAACATAAAAGAAGAATCAGGAACAGTGGATGCACCGATCGCAAGGAGCAGGAAAGACCGAAAAAAGATGGCCATAGACCGGGAGGCCGGCAGGAGAGCAGTCACTCATTACCGGGTGCTGGAACGCCTGAAAGAAGGTTTTACCTACATCGAATGCAGACTGGAGACGGGAAGGACCCATCAGATCCGGGTGCATATGGCATCCATCGGACATCCGCTTTTGGGTGATACCGTCTATGGTCCGAAAAAGTCTAAGTATTCCCTTGAAGGGCAGTGTCTTCACGCCAAAGTCCTCGGGTTTACCCATCCGAGGACGAAGGAATACATGGAGTTTGAGGTAGGGCTTCCTGCATACTTTGAAGAACTCTTAAAACGTTTAGGTTAA